In Streptomyces sp. HUAS ZL42, the DNA window GCCGCAGCGGCTGGTTGCGCAGCATGGCGATGACGTTGTCGGCGACCACCGGGCCCTGCCGCATGGCGTGCTGGGCGGTCGGCGGGCAGAACGCGCTCTCGTCGTCCTTGGCCTTGTCGGGCACGGCGGCGGAGTCGCCGAGTGCGAACACTCCGTCGTGACCGGGCAGGGTCATCTCGGCGTTGACCGCGAGGCGCCCGCGCACGGTCTCCGCGCCGAGCGTGGCGATCAGCGGGCTCGCCGCGACCCCGGCGGTCCAGATCAGGGTGCGGGTGGGGATCACCCGGCCGTCGGTGAAGGTGACCTCCTCCGGCCCGGCCTTGTCGATCGACACCCCCAGGGAGATGTCGATGCCGCGCCGGCGCAGGATCTCCTGCGCGCTGCTCCCGAGCTTGTCGCCCAGCTCGGGCATGAGCTTCGGGGCGATGTCGATCAGGTGCCACTTGATCAGAGCGGGATCCAGCCTGGGGTAGCGCTTGACCGCGTTGTGAGTCAGCTTCTGCAGGCAGGCCGCGGTCTCCGTGCCGGCGTAGCCGCCGCCGACCACCACGAACTGCAGCCGGGAGGCGCGCTCCGCGGGGTCCTGGCTGGCGTCGGCGAGGTCGAGCTGGGAGATGACGTGGTCGCGGATGTACGCCGCCTCGGCGAGCGTCTTGAGGCCGAAGGCGTTGTCGACGAGCCCCGGGATGTCGAAGGTGCGGGTGATGCTGCCCGGCGCCAGCACGATGTAGTCGTACGGCTCGTTGACGATCTCGTCCGTGATGGTGCGGATGACGCACACCTTGGCCTTCAGGTCCACGCCTATCGCGCCGCCGGGAATGATCCGGGTGCGGTACTTCTTGCTACGGCGCAACGACAGCGCGATCGACTGGGGCGTCAGCACGCCCGAGGCGACCTGCGGCAGCAGCGGCAGATAGAGCTGGTAGGAGAGCGGTGTCACCAGGGTGACGTCGGCCTCGTCCGGGGAGAGTTTCCGTTCCAGGCGCCGGACGCACTCCACTCCCGCGAAGCCCGCGCCCACCACCAGGATCCTGGGTCGTGTCACGATGATCATCCCTTCTGCGGCTCCAGGCGGTCTGCCTCGACGACATGCGCGTGCCCGCCGGATCGCTGCTTCGCACCTCATTGATCTCACCGCGACCGCAGCTTTTCGGCCAGCCGGGCGCAGCATGCAGACGAACACGGGGTTCCCGCAAGCCCTGTCCTACCCCAGCAGCGGAGCGCATACGTCCGTTTCCGCGCGGGCGGCCCTCACCGGAACACGTTGTCCGAGTCGTCCCAGCTCAGCACCTCCGCCTGTGCGCCCTGCCGGGGCAGCGGCGCACGCGCCTGGTACATCGCGTCGATCTCGACCGCGTAATGCCGCACGATCGAGTCCCTGCGCAGCTTCATCGAGGGCGTCAACAGCCCGTTGGCCTGGCCGAACGGCTCCGCGAGCACACGGAAGACCCGGATCGACTCCGAACGGGACACGGCGCTGTTGGCCGCGGCCACGGCACGCCCGATCTCCTCCCGCAGCGCGTTCTCCTCCCGCGCCTCGCGGCTCGGCGTGTCGCCCTGCCCCGCGAGCCCTCCGCGCCAGTGCGCCAGGAACTCCGGGTCCAGCGTGATCAGCGCGCCGACGCAGGGCCGGTTGTCGCCGACGACCACGGCCTGGTGGATGAGCGGATGCATCCGCAGCCGCTGCTCCAGGAAGGCCGGCGCCACGCTCTTGCCGCCGCTGGTGATGATGACGTCCTTCTTGCGGCCGGTGATCGTGAGGTAGCCGTCGGCATCCAGGTACCCGAGATCGCCCGTGGCCAGCCACCCGCCCCGCAGCGCGGCGCGGGTGGCGGCCTCGTCGTTGATGTACCCCTGGAACACCGAAGGGCCGCGCACCAGGATCTCGCCGTCGTCGCCCATCCGGATGTCCATCCCCGGCAGGATCT includes these proteins:
- a CDS encoding NAD(P)/FAD-dependent oxidoreductase; its protein translation is MIIVTRPRILVVGAGFAGVECVRRLERKLSPDEADVTLVTPLSYQLYLPLLPQVASGVLTPQSIALSLRRSKKYRTRIIPGGAIGVDLKAKVCVIRTITDEIVNEPYDYIVLAPGSITRTFDIPGLVDNAFGLKTLAEAAYIRDHVISQLDLADASQDPAERASRLQFVVVGGGYAGTETAACLQKLTHNAVKRYPRLDPALIKWHLIDIAPKLMPELGDKLGSSAQEILRRRGIDISLGVSIDKAGPEEVTFTDGRVIPTRTLIWTAGVAASPLIATLGAETVRGRLAVNAEMTLPGHDGVFALGDSAAVPDKAKDDESAFCPPTAQHAMRQGPVVADNVIAMLRNQPLRPYVHKDLGLVVDLGGRDAVSKPLGVELHGLPAQVVARGYHWSALRTNVAKVRVLTNWTLNALAGDDFVRTGFQARRPAKLKDFEYTDTYLTPEQVRERVGE